In Xanthocytophaga agilis, the genomic stretch TGTAGAGTCAGATCAGTATAACATTCCAGCAGAGGTTATTGATCAGAGTTGGCGCGATTTTTATACAGAATCACTGGCAGATTTTAATAAGATCAACATCCTGGGACAAGCTGCTGGCAATGAAAACTATCAGGCGATTGCAATTATCATGCGTTCATGGGTATTTCAGTTGCTGACTGATATCTATGGTGACATTCCTTATTCTGAAGCATTAAAAGGAAGTGATGGTACTTATACGCCTACTTATGATAGCCAGAAAGATGTATATGCAGGTTTGGTGGCAGATTTGAAGTCTGCTAGTGATATGATTAATACAAAGACAGTTTCATCTACGGGAGATATTCTGTTTGCGGGCAATATGAGTAAGTGGAAGAAATTTGCCAACTCATTAAGCCTACGTATTCTGATTCGAATGATCGGGAAAACAGATGCTTCCATTGATGTGAATGCTGAAATCACCCGTATTCTAAGCAATCCAGAAACCTATCCTGTCTTTACCTCCAAATCAGATATGGCTTCACTAGCCTATCTGGCGCAATCTCCCAGTAACAATCCGATAAACGAAAACCGTAAGACACGTGATGACCACAGAATAAGCAAAACTATGGTAGATAAGCTAAAACTTTTCAATGATATCCGACTTACAGTGTATGCGAATAAGCCAGAAGCTGGTGGTGATTATGTAGGCTTACCTAATGGTTTGAATGCTGCCGATGCCAACTCTTATGGGCTTGCCAAGACTTCTAAAATTGGGTCTTATTTTACTGCAGCTACGGCTCCTGGTGTACTAATGAGTTATGCAGAACTATTGTTTATCAAAGCTGAAGCAGCCTATAATGGAATTACTGCTGCTGGAGATGTTGAAACAAACTACATTGATGCAATCAAAGCCTCTCACGAGCAATTTTCGTTGGCTGCGTCTGATACTTATCTGAGTGGTGTAGCCTATAAAGGAGGTAATGAAGGATATACTCAGATTATGGAACAGAAATGGATTGCCTTATTCGGGCAAGGATTGGAAGCATGGGCTGAACAACGTCGTTCTGGAATACCTGCTCTGACAGCTCCAGTGTCCAATTTCAATGACAACATTGTTCCAACACGTTTACCATATCCAAGTTCGGAAGAAGCATTGAATAGCAGTAACTTTGCCAATGCGTTAAGCCGTCAGGGTGGAGAGAATGATAAAAAACTAAAACTCTGGTTTGAGCAGGAGTAAAAGCCCGGTATTTATAACAAAAATATATAAATGTCAATCGCATTTTGTGATTGACATTTATTCTACAATGACTATACCGCTGTAAGTAATTTCAGGTGTGACAAAGAAAAGATCAGGATTTAACTTTTTTGATGTAGAAGTGAAACAACACGTTTATGAGTAGGTGGAAAGACAGTTTTCTTGTCATACATCTCTTTAAAGGGAGGATGCATCCAAAGAATATAGAATGTTGTGAGGCATATATATATACCTACAATAAGTGCAATTACCAACTTAAAAGAATCACCAAAGAGTTTTTGTACTACTTTAATCTTTCTGCTGGCAGAGAGAGAGTCTCTGTTATTCATAACTAGTTAAGAAATTCTTTTATCTTTTGACAGGCAATAGGTTTTAAAAAGGCGAATGTGCAGTTTTCATACTATTATTATGCACACAAAGCTTGTTTAGTAAAACGGTTGCTCTATTCAATTATTTCCTGCCAATACACAATGTTTAATTTTGAATAGATGTTCAAAATTAAATTATCTGTCTTTCTCTACCAGAAGTTTGTAGTATTTTTTCAAAGAATTATGAGTTGTTATTTCTTGTTTTAAGGAAAATGCCGGAAAAATACTAGTTCTAAACGAATGTACTCTAGTCTGAAGTGAGAGAGTACATGTAATGAAAATCAGATTTTGATAAGTGAATTTTTAATCGCATATACAACAAGACCTGTTCGGGAACGCACCTGAAATTTTTCAAACAAAGATTCTCGATAATTATCAATTGTATGAGGGCTTACATTCATTCTATCTGCGATTTCCTTATAGGTTAGTTCAGAAGAGCATAGCTCCAGAAACCTAAGTTCATTTGCACTTAGCTTTTTCCCTTTTTCTTCTATGATATCATTCTTTTGTAAGGTGTTCAATATCTTTCCTGAAACATATTCATTGATATAAAACCCCTGATTGTTGATTGTTTTAATAGCTGTGATGACTTCCGAAACTTTTGACTCTTTCAATAAATATCCCATAGCCCCACTTCTAAGCATTTCCATGATGGATGTTTCCTTGTCAGACATACTTAGAGCCAAAATTTTAATGTCAGGATAATGTTTGCGTAGCCATAATGTAGAAGCATGTCCATCCATTACAGGCATAGTAATGTCCATCAGAATTACTTGGGGCAAAGGATTGTGACTGGCTATTTTCTTTATCATATCCGCTCCGTCAGATGCGTCAAAGACTACCTGTATTTCTCCAGACTCTGAGAGTAAGTGTACAAGACCTTGACGAAACAATGTATGATCATCAATAATGGCAATATGTATAACTTCATTTATCATGGTAAAATAAAATTTTATGGATAGGGTACTTCTATCTTAACAGAGGTGCCTTGCCCTGGAGCTGTGTCAAACTGGACAGTTCCCTGAATCATTCCTGCTCTCTTTTCAATTGTATACAGTCCCATCCCGGTTTTCTGAGGTTTGTTTTTTGTAAAGCCTACTCCGTTGTCCTTTACTGTCAGCTGTAATGTATTAGTGTGACTTTCAAGCAAAATAGTTATTTGTGTAGCATGAGCATGACGAATAATATTGCTGATCAATTCCTGAAAGAGGCGAAAGACAATGACATCCTTGTTATTGTGAGATGAGGCTGGATTAAATTCCTTTTTGTTAAATGTAAGAGTATATCGTTCCAGACGGGATAACCAGTCCAGTTCCAGTTCAATTGCTGCGACCAGTCCACGTTTCAATAGATTCTCTCCATTGAGTAGTTGAGACAGATCTCGGATCTCTCGAATAGCTCGTCGGGTAAGTTCTGTGGCTGAGGTTAGCTTACGTGTGGAGCTAGCTGCATCCTCTAAGTTGATAGACGTAAGTGTAATGGTTGTCAGACTCAGAATCTGCCCGATGTTATCGTGTAGTTCGGCTCCAAGTGTTTTCAGCGTTTCTTCCTTTACTTCCATTTGTACTCTCAACATTTCCAGATCAAAATCACGTTTGAGTTGTTCTTTTTCTTCCTGGTGTTTCTTCTTTCGCTGATTGTATAAATTAACATAGCTTACAAGAAAGAGAGGTGCAATCAGGAAAATAACAGAAATGATTACGATGAGTGTTGCGACATTCTCAGGCGATATCTGCATAGGAAAGCATAAGACCAGCAGGAATATAAAATGATGTTAAGAATATTGATGATGTAGTATCTGATAGTACCTGTAATATTAGTAGTATCTGTCAAAACGTAATCAAATAACACATTACAGGCAGTACTGCCAAAGTAGAAAAACAATACACCATTAACCCACCAGAAAGGTGCATAGTGGCTTAGGCGTCTGAATTGTTCATCCTTAAGTATCAGATAATAGAAATACAGACTTGCTATGACAAACACTACAGACATGGCAATTACAGTTTTGAATGCAAAACTATTCATGTGATTGTAGATCATCTCACTAGTAAAGCTTATAGAAAAGGTAACAAGCCAGATAATCAGCCAGTTTAACCTATTCTTATAAGCTTTAAACAAGTAAAAGAAAAAATAACTTACCATTAGATTCTCAAAGACAAGCAGAAAGTTATATAAAAGGGAGTTTTGCTTATGCAGAACTTTCCACATATGCATGCCTGTCATCTCAATAGAACATACCAGAAGTAGATAAAAGCATAGCAGCTTCCAAGATGCCTCACTATCTTTATATAAACATATAACTCCTGTCAGGAAACAAATAATTTCTGCAACAGTACTAATGGTAAAATAGATTTCCATAAGTTATGATATTACTCCAATAGTTCTGCTCCCTGACATGGTGTAGGAGGAGGGCATAATCCAGCTCTGTTTATTGCGGTTGGTGCATCACTATCTAAACCCTTTCCTATATTTTTTGCTTTAAAATAATCCATATGGATACCACTCGAGTCTCTTGTTGGTACTAGGATCAGGGTATTATGGCCCCAGTATATTTTATCTGGAGCATGTGGATTTTTAGGGGAATAGGTACTATCATAGGCTGCAAAATAAATACGGACACCATCTCCGTTCTCTTTTTCTATTTTGCTGATAAATGCCTTTAGTTTCTTTAACTCAAACCATACAACACGTGTATTAGGACTTTCCTGAGTTAGACTTGTGGCGGGAATACTGTCAAAGGCATGGTTTCTACCAAAGTTATTGACATATCTCTGTGCTGTGTCACGACTGATAAAAACTTCTTTAAGGATTTCTTTTTCTGTTGTAGTGTCAGTGTTGTCCTGACAAGAAATCAATTCTGTAATTAGTAAAGTAAGAAGGATACAGAAAAAGGAGTTTTGTAATGATGATTTCATAATTAGATAATTGGTTTGAAACAAAAATCCATAAAAACCTCATAAAGGCAAACCTTTTTTTGTCTTTATTTTATCCTTTTAAAAAGGTTGTTTTCACCCTTTTTCAGCCTTTTAGTATTTATTACCTTTCGGCGCAGTAGTTTAATTATGAACCTTGTCTATATATAAATTATATAAAGGCTGGAAAATTCAATGCTACCTGTTACTGTATAATTTTAGCACAGCATGAATGCTAACAAGGATATACAATCCTTAATAGAAGAGAATCCTGCATTGGCACTTTGGCAATTTGTAGTAAGGGAAAACCTACTACAAGTACGTAGAGTGTCGTTTATCATTGACCCCCAGCATCCTGTCGTTCTCAATCAGTTACCAGAAATGGTGGCAGCCAATCAAATGATGCAGCTTTTTTTATCTGCAGGAGAACTGCATCCTTTAATTCCTGTAGCAGAAAAACAAGAAAGGAACCAGGATGAAGTTTACTTTATGGGTATTGCTTTTTTATTGGCCTTGGCAAGGATAAATAAAAATTCTGATTTGGTCTCAGGGTTGGAAGACGAATTACAGAAATACACAAATAGCAACTGGACATGTTTTCTTCAACAATGTATTGAAGACTATGTGATTTATTATACCAAATACGTTGGCGAAAACAAGCAATAAGTCACATATAACACCATAGCAAATTAGATTCTAAAAATCAGACCCGCTTTATCTGAATACAGATGTCTGGTTTCTTTTAGATGTTCCCCTCCCTTAATTACCTAACAAAGAAACTACTTGTTGAAAATTAGAAAATTTCGTTCTCTGGGTTTAACCTGTTTTTAATTACATTAGGAGTAGAATATAGTATATTTGCAGGATAACAGACTTATTCTTGTTTGGAAGTCATTATTTTATATTCCTCTGTCTTTGTATTTTAGCAAGTATTTAACTGTGATCATGCCACAATGGGAAAAATTATACGAATCACCGGTAGGATATCGCGCTGAAATGGTTCGGATTGCACTGGAAAGTAATAATATTCCAACAGTTGTTTTAAACAAAAAGGATAGTTCTTATCTTTTCGGCCATTTTGAAGTGTATGTATATCATGAACATGTTATTCAGGCACTCATTGTTATGGAGCAATCTAATATAGAGTAGGCAGACCTGATCTTAAATGATACCATCTTATACTGTGAATCAACATCTAACCAAGCTTTCTAATCTTCAGCAACGTATCATTGCCGCA encodes the following:
- a CDS encoding SusD/RagB family nutrient-binding outer membrane lipoprotein, with the protein product MKKIYISAVLILLTLVSCEKNFDEFNKNTNDPTSATAESLLPHGIESAVDLYMGNATYSLGMDVGNLWPQHWARIQYVESDQYNIPAEVIDQSWRDFYTESLADFNKINILGQAAGNENYQAIAIIMRSWVFQLLTDIYGDIPYSEALKGSDGTYTPTYDSQKDVYAGLVADLKSASDMINTKTVSSTGDILFAGNMSKWKKFANSLSLRILIRMIGKTDASIDVNAEITRILSNPETYPVFTSKSDMASLAYLAQSPSNNPINENRKTRDDHRISKTMVDKLKLFNDIRLTVYANKPEAGGDYVGLPNGLNAADANSYGLAKTSKIGSYFTAATAPGVLMSYAELLFIKAEAAYNGITAAGDVETNYIDAIKASHEQFSLAASDTYLSGVAYKGGNEGYTQIMEQKWIALFGQGLEAWAEQRRSGIPALTAPVSNFNDNIVPTRLPYPSSEEALNSSNFANALSRQGGENDKKLKLWFEQE
- a CDS encoding response regulator transcription factor yields the protein MINEVIHIAIIDDHTLFRQGLVHLLSESGEIQVVFDASDGADMIKKIASHNPLPQVILMDITMPVMDGHASTLWLRKHYPDIKILALSMSDKETSIMEMLRSGAMGYLLKESKVSEVITAIKTINNQGFYINEYVSGKILNTLQKNDIIEEKGKKLSANELRFLELCSSELTYKEIADRMNVSPHTIDNYRESLFEKFQVRSRTGLVVYAIKNSLIKI
- a CDS encoding sensor histidine kinase; this translates as MQISPENVATLIVIISVIFLIAPLFLVSYVNLYNQRKKKHQEEKEQLKRDFDLEMLRVQMEVKEETLKTLGAELHDNIGQILSLTTITLTSINLEDAASSTRKLTSATELTRRAIREIRDLSQLLNGENLLKRGLVAAIELELDWLSRLERYTLTFNKKEFNPASSHNNKDVIVFRLFQELISNIIRHAHATQITILLESHTNTLQLTVKDNGVGFTKNKPQKTGMGLYTIEKRAGMIQGTVQFDTAPGQGTSVKIEVPYP
- a CDS encoding putative signal transducing protein, translated to MPQWEKLYESPVGYRAEMVRIALESNNIPTVVLNKKDSSYLFGHFEVYVYHEHVIQALIVMEQSNIE